Proteins encoded in a region of the Streptomyces sp. NBC_00258 genome:
- a CDS encoding ABC-F family ATP-binding cassette domain-containing protein, with the protein MSTFPTSITCTSLSFAWPDGTSVFDDLQVAFGPGRTGLVGVNGSGKSTLLKLIAGQLTPADGTVRVAGEVGYLPQNVTLDTGLRVDEALDIAAKRAALHAIEAGDVSEAHFDVVGDDWDVEERAVATLGELGLGHIELDRTIGEVSGGESVLLRLAALLLRRPDVLLLDEPTNNLDLYARRRLYAAVEAWSGVMIVVSHDRELLELVDQIADLRSGEVTWYGGNYSMYEEALATEQEAAERMVRVAESDLKKQKRELAEAQVKLARRKKYGQKMFEQKREPKIVMGARKRAAQESAGKHRIMHEGKLSEAKERLDEAVDAVRDDDEIRVDLPYTAVPPGRTVLTLLDLELAYGASVGSFDLRGPERVALIGRNGSGKTTLLRTIAGELEPVSGEARAHVPLRFLPQRLDVLDDGLTVAENVARFSPGATNNRVRARLARFLFRGARADQPAATLSGGERFRAALAALMLAEPAPQVLMLDEPTNNLDMASVRQLTTALESYEGALIVASHDVPFLESIGITRWLLLEGELKEITPEAVGYPG; encoded by the coding sequence ATGTCAACCTTCCCCACCTCCATCACCTGTACCTCCCTTTCCTTCGCCTGGCCGGACGGCACCTCCGTCTTCGACGATCTGCAGGTGGCCTTCGGGCCCGGCAGGACCGGGCTCGTCGGCGTCAACGGATCAGGAAAATCGACCCTGTTGAAGCTGATCGCCGGGCAACTGACCCCGGCCGACGGCACCGTGCGTGTCGCGGGCGAGGTCGGCTACCTGCCGCAGAACGTCACCCTGGACACCGGCCTGCGCGTCGACGAGGCGCTCGACATCGCCGCCAAGCGGGCCGCGCTGCACGCCATCGAGGCGGGCGACGTGTCCGAGGCGCACTTCGACGTCGTGGGCGACGACTGGGACGTGGAGGAGCGAGCCGTCGCGACCCTCGGCGAACTCGGCCTCGGTCACATCGAGTTGGACCGCACCATCGGCGAGGTCTCGGGCGGCGAGTCGGTCCTGCTGCGCCTTGCCGCGCTGCTGCTGCGCCGGCCCGACGTCCTCCTGCTGGACGAGCCCACCAACAACCTCGACCTGTACGCGCGCCGACGGCTGTACGCGGCCGTCGAGGCCTGGTCCGGAGTCATGATCGTGGTCAGCCACGACCGTGAACTCCTGGAGCTGGTCGACCAGATCGCCGATCTGCGTTCCGGCGAGGTGACGTGGTACGGCGGCAACTACTCGATGTACGAGGAGGCGCTCGCCACCGAGCAGGAGGCGGCCGAGCGCATGGTGCGCGTGGCCGAGTCCGACCTGAAGAAGCAGAAGCGTGAACTGGCCGAGGCACAGGTCAAGTTGGCCCGCCGCAAGAAGTACGGCCAGAAGATGTTCGAGCAGAAGCGCGAGCCGAAGATCGTCATGGGCGCCCGCAAACGCGCCGCCCAGGAGTCCGCGGGCAAGCACCGGATCATGCACGAGGGAAAACTGTCCGAGGCCAAGGAGCGGCTCGACGAGGCGGTGGACGCCGTGCGGGACGACGACGAGATCCGTGTCGACCTGCCGTACACGGCCGTGCCGCCGGGCCGTACCGTACTCACGCTCCTGGACCTGGAGTTGGCGTACGGCGCGAGCGTGGGCAGCTTCGATCTGCGCGGGCCCGAGCGGGTCGCGCTGATCGGGCGCAACGGGTCGGGCAAGACGACCTTGCTGCGGACGATCGCCGGGGAGCTGGAACCGGTGTCCGGGGAGGCACGGGCGCATGTGCCCCTGCGTTTCCTGCCGCAGCGGCTCGACGTGCTCGACGACGGGCTGACGGTCGCCGAGAACGTGGCCCGCTTCTCGCCCGGCGCCACCAACAACCGGGTCCGGGCACGGCTGGCCCGCTTCCTGTTCCGGGGCGCGCGGGCCGACCAGCCCGCGGCGACGCTCTCCGGCGGCGAACGTTTCCGGGCGGCGCTGGCCGCGCTGATGCTCGCCGAGCCCGCGCCGCAGGTCCTGATGCTGGACGAGCCGACCAACAACCTCGACATGGCGAGCGTGCGGCAGCTCACCACGGCCCTGGAGTCGTACGAGGGAGCGCTGATCGTGGCCAGCCACGACGTGCCGTTCCTGGAGTCGATCGGGATCACCCGCTGGCTGCTGCTGGAAGGAGAACTCAAGGAAATCACGCCAGAAGCTGTCGGGTATCCCGGCTAG
- a CDS encoding excinuclease ABC subunit UvrA, whose translation MSQFTTGTHPPVTSPDQPVSGTHSFIGVVGARENNLRDVTLCIPKGRLTVFTGVSGSGKSSVVFDTIAVESQRQLNETFTWFVRNRLPKYERPHAEAIEDLSPAIVVDQKPVGGHSRSTVGTMTDVYSVIRVLFSRHGSPSAGPATAYSFNDPSGMCPECDGLGRTVRPDWDRILNPDLSLADGAIVFPPFAAGTWQGQGYTNTTELDPHKPVREFTTPEREFLLRGRPGSKVTISGSGGTWSTDYKGLADRFERLYLKRDLSALSQKTRDQVQGYMTEGPCPGCRGARLNEAALATRIGTGPAGRPGLSIADCTRMQISDLIPVLKDIDDPVATPVAAAAVASLERIEAIGLGYLSLDRETQTLSGGEGQRLKMVRHLGSSLTGMTYIFDEPSVGLHPRDVGRLGDLLLRLRDKGNTVLVVEHDPDVIALADHIVDMGPGAGADGGRVVFEGTPGELASADTPTGRCLRRRTEVKRRTRRATGGLWVKGAGLHNLRDVTVEFPTGVLTAVTGVAGSGKSTLVSKEFTAAHPDAVVVDQSSIGISARSTPATYLGVMDTVRKIFARETGVEPGLFSFNSDGACGTCQGRGVSYTDLAFMDPVTTTCPDCEGRRFKDEVLRLTVGGNSVVDVLEMTADQALGFFEDSGIRRRLRALRDVGLTYLTLGQPLSTLSGGERQRIKLATRLHRTGAVYVLDEPTTGLHMSDVDGLLGLLDRLVDAGNTVLVVEHNLDVVAHADWVIDLGPDGGKEGGRVVFEGTPGQLLDAEGSFTAEHLRRFVG comes from the coding sequence ATGAGCCAGTTCACCACCGGTACACACCCGCCCGTCACCAGCCCTGACCAGCCGGTTTCCGGTACTCACTCGTTCATCGGGGTGGTCGGGGCCCGTGAGAACAACCTTCGGGATGTGACCCTGTGCATCCCGAAGGGCCGACTCACGGTCTTCACCGGGGTGTCGGGGTCGGGGAAGTCGTCGGTCGTCTTCGACACGATCGCCGTCGAGTCGCAGCGCCAGCTGAACGAGACCTTCACATGGTTCGTCCGCAACCGGCTGCCGAAGTACGAGCGGCCGCACGCGGAGGCCATCGAGGATCTCTCGCCCGCGATCGTCGTCGACCAGAAACCGGTCGGCGGCCACTCCCGGTCGACGGTGGGCACGATGACGGACGTGTACTCGGTGATCCGGGTGCTGTTCTCGCGGCACGGCAGTCCGAGCGCGGGCCCGGCCACCGCGTACTCCTTCAACGATCCGTCGGGCATGTGCCCCGAGTGCGACGGCCTCGGGCGCACGGTCCGGCCCGACTGGGACCGCATCCTGAACCCGGACCTGTCCCTGGCCGACGGGGCGATCGTCTTCCCGCCGTTCGCCGCCGGGACCTGGCAGGGGCAGGGGTACACCAACACCACCGAACTGGACCCGCACAAGCCCGTGCGTGAATTCACCACGCCCGAGCGGGAGTTCCTGCTGCGCGGGCGTCCGGGCAGCAAGGTCACCATCAGCGGCTCGGGCGGCACCTGGAGCACCGACTACAAAGGACTCGCCGACCGTTTCGAGCGGCTGTATCTCAAGCGGGACCTGTCCGCGCTCAGCCAGAAGACACGCGACCAGGTGCAGGGCTATATGACGGAGGGGCCCTGCCCCGGGTGCCGGGGCGCGCGGCTGAACGAGGCGGCACTCGCCACCCGGATCGGCACCGGGCCGGCCGGGCGGCCCGGCCTGTCCATCGCCGACTGCACCCGGATGCAGATCAGCGACCTGATCCCCGTACTGAAGGACATCGACGACCCCGTCGCCACGCCGGTCGCCGCGGCTGCCGTGGCCTCGCTGGAGCGGATCGAGGCGATCGGGCTCGGCTATCTCAGCCTGGACCGGGAGACCCAGACGCTGTCCGGCGGGGAGGGGCAGCGGCTGAAGATGGTGCGGCACCTCGGGTCGAGCCTGACCGGTATGACGTACATCTTCGACGAGCCGAGCGTCGGTCTGCACCCGCGTGACGTGGGACGGCTCGGGGACCTCCTGCTGCGGCTGCGGGACAAGGGGAACACCGTGCTGGTCGTCGAGCACGACCCGGATGTCATCGCCCTCGCCGACCACATCGTCGACATGGGGCCGGGGGCGGGGGCGGACGGCGGGCGGGTGGTCTTCGAGGGGACGCCCGGCGAGCTGGCCTCGGCCGACACCCCGACGGGCCGCTGCCTGCGCCGTCGCACCGAGGTGAAGCGGCGGACGCGGAGGGCCACCGGCGGGCTCTGGGTGAAGGGCGCCGGCCTGCACAACCTGCGGGACGTGACGGTCGAGTTCCCGACGGGGGTGCTGACCGCGGTGACCGGTGTCGCCGGCTCGGGGAAGAGCACGCTCGTCTCGAAGGAGTTCACGGCCGCGCACCCTGACGCGGTGGTCGTCGACCAGTCGTCCATCGGCATCTCGGCGCGGTCCACTCCTGCCACGTACCTCGGCGTCATGGACACCGTACGGAAGATCTTCGCGCGGGAGACGGGGGTGGAACCGGGCCTGTTCAGCTTCAACTCCGATGGAGCCTGCGGGACTTGTCAGGGGCGCGGGGTCAGCTACACCGACCTCGCGTTCATGGACCCGGTGACCACGACCTGCCCCGACTGCGAGGGACGGCGCTTCAAGGACGAGGTGCTGCGGCTGACCGTGGGCGGCAACTCGGTCGTCGACGTACTGGAGATGACGGCCGATCAGGCCCTGGGCTTCTTCGAGGACTCGGGCATACGCCGCCGTCTGCGGGCCCTACGGGACGTGGGGCTCACATATCTGACACTCGGTCAGCCACTGTCCACGCTCTCCGGCGGCGAACGGCAGCGCATCAAACTCGCGACCCGGCTCCACCGGACCGGAGCGGTGTACGTGCTCGACGAGCCGACGACCGGCCTGCACATGTCGGACGTCGACGGCCTGCTCGGCCTCCTCGACCGGCTGGTCGACGCGGGCAACACGGTCCTGGTCGTCGAGCACAACCTCGATGTCGTCGCCCACGCCGACTGGGTCATCGACCTGGGGCCCGACGGCGGCAAAGAGGGTGGGCGGGTCGTCTTCGAGGGGACGCCCGGGCAGCTGCTGGACGCGGAGGGGTCGTTCACGGCGGAGCACCTCCGGCGGTTCGTGGGGTAG
- the ddaH gene encoding dimethylargininase, which yields MPSQKALIRRPSPRLAEGLVTHIERTKVDVELAAEQWEAYAEALRTHGWETVEVEAADDCPDSVFVEDAVVVYRNVALIGRSGAESRRGETTGVEETVARLGCSVNWVWEPGTLDGGDVLKVGDTIYVGRGGRTNGAGIQQLRAAFEPLGARVVAVPVSKVLHLKSAVTALPDGTVVGHEPLVDTPSIFPRFLGVPEEPGAHVVLLGGGKLLMAASAPKTAELYADLGHEPVLVDISEFEKLEGCVTCLSVRLRGLYA from the coding sequence GTGCCCAGCCAGAAAGCCCTCATCCGCCGCCCGAGCCCCCGCCTGGCCGAGGGTCTGGTCACGCACATCGAGCGCACGAAGGTCGACGTCGAGCTGGCGGCCGAACAGTGGGAGGCGTACGCGGAGGCACTGCGTACGCACGGCTGGGAGACCGTCGAGGTGGAGGCCGCCGACGACTGCCCGGACTCCGTGTTCGTGGAGGACGCGGTGGTCGTCTACCGGAACGTGGCGCTGATCGGCCGCTCGGGCGCGGAGTCGCGGCGCGGCGAGACCACCGGGGTCGAGGAGACCGTGGCGCGGCTCGGCTGCTCGGTGAACTGGGTGTGGGAGCCGGGCACGCTCGACGGCGGAGACGTCCTGAAGGTCGGCGACACGATCTACGTAGGCCGTGGGGGACGGACCAACGGGGCCGGCATCCAGCAGCTGCGGGCCGCCTTCGAACCGCTCGGCGCCCGCGTCGTCGCCGTACCGGTGAGCAAGGTGCTGCACCTGAAATCGGCGGTCACCGCGCTCCCGGACGGCACGGTCGTCGGGCACGAGCCGCTGGTGGACACCCCGTCGATCTTCCCGCGCTTCCTCGGGGTGCCGGAGGAGCCCGGTGCCCACGTGGTGCTCCTCGGCGGCGGCAAGCTGCTGATGGCGGCCAGCGCGCCCAAGACCGCCGAGCTGTACGCCGATCTCGGCCACGAGCCCGTCCTCGTCGACATCAGCGAGTTCGAGAAGCTCGAAGGCTGTGTGACATGCCTCTCGGTCCGGCTCAGGGGGCTGTACGCCTGA
- a CDS encoding acyl-ACP desaturase: MTITSPHLGSPSSDWTDARLLYALEEVVETELNRHLKVAKDWMPHEYVPWSDARNFPGIFEDGEAWDKEQSKVTELGRIALVVNLLTEDNLPSYHHEIASLFGRDGAWGTWVHRWTAEEGRHGIVMRDYLLASRAVDPDKLEEFRMMHMSEGFESDNRHSMLHSVAYVAFQELATRVSHRNTGHQSGDPVCDRMLARIATDENLHMVFYRNLLKAAFELAPDLTMQAVRDVIVQFRMPGHGMPGFERAAAQMAIGEVYNMRIHHDDVLMPVLRHLKVLEFDGLGPEGLKAQEELGLYMGGLDAEAAKFDEKLAARKARMAARAAAV; the protein is encoded by the coding sequence GTGACGATCACTTCTCCCCATCTCGGCAGCCCGTCCTCCGACTGGACCGACGCACGGCTGCTGTACGCGCTGGAAGAAGTGGTGGAAACCGAACTCAACCGTCATCTGAAGGTCGCCAAGGACTGGATGCCGCACGAGTACGTGCCCTGGTCCGACGCCCGCAACTTCCCCGGCATCTTCGAGGACGGCGAGGCCTGGGACAAGGAACAGTCCAAGGTCACCGAGCTCGGCCGTATCGCGCTGGTCGTGAACCTCCTCACCGAGGACAACCTGCCCAGCTACCACCACGAAATCGCTTCCCTCTTCGGCCGCGACGGCGCCTGGGGCACCTGGGTGCACCGCTGGACCGCCGAGGAGGGCCGCCACGGCATCGTGATGCGCGACTATCTGCTCGCGTCGCGCGCCGTGGACCCCGACAAGCTCGAAGAGTTCCGCATGATGCACATGAGTGAGGGCTTCGAGTCGGACAACCGCCACTCGATGCTGCACTCCGTCGCGTACGTCGCCTTCCAGGAGCTCGCGACCCGCGTGTCGCACCGGAACACCGGCCACCAGTCGGGCGACCCCGTCTGTGACCGCATGCTGGCGCGCATCGCGACCGACGAGAACCTGCACATGGTGTTCTACCGCAACCTCCTCAAGGCCGCGTTCGAGCTCGCCCCCGACCTGACCATGCAGGCCGTGCGCGACGTCATCGTCCAGTTCCGCATGCCCGGACACGGCATGCCCGGCTTCGAGCGGGCCGCCGCGCAGATGGCGATCGGCGAGGTCTACAACATGCGGATCCACCACGACGACGTGCTGATGCCGGTGCTGCGTCACCTCAAGGTCCTGGAGTTCGACGGTCTGGGCCCCGAGGGCCTCAAGGCCCAGGAAGAGCTCGGTCTGTACATGGGCGGTCTGGACGCCGAGGCCGCCAAGTTCGACGAGAAGCTCGCGGCCCGCAAGGCGCGGATGGCGGCGAGGGCTGCCGCCGTATAG
- a CDS encoding WhiB family transcriptional regulator — translation MHNDTIAAPDLSWQEQALCAQTGSEFFFPEPGSSVREAKRICGLCEIRSACLEYALDHDERFGVWGGLSEKERLSLRRTQDQQHQQQY, via the coding sequence ATGCACAACGACACCATTGCCGCGCCCGACCTCTCCTGGCAGGAACAGGCACTGTGCGCCCAGACCGGATCCGAGTTCTTCTTTCCCGAGCCGGGCAGCTCGGTGCGTGAGGCGAAGCGCATCTGCGGGCTGTGCGAGATACGCTCCGCCTGCCTCGAATACGCGCTCGACCACGACGAACGCTTCGGCGTCTGGGGTGGCCTGTCCGAGAAGGAGCGGCTCAGTCTCCGCCGCACGCAGGACCAGCAGCACCAGCAGCAGTACTGA
- a CDS encoding VOC family protein: MLTTRFVTGAPNWIDLGTSDIDGATSFYNSLFGWDFRSAGPEAGGYGFFQLAGKTAAGGMQTSPEQGPPSWNVFFQTPDADATAKAVEQSGGRVLMAPDDVMKEGRLAVFSDKAGVSFGVWQPGQLRGIDIAGDPGSLCWVELYTPDIAAAAAFYNSVLGLETSAAPFPGGTYTCVNPAEGGEDSMFGGVVPLADDPIERETGAYWLPYFEVADTDAVVTKAEELGGTVRMPATSVEGVGRVAKLADPYGARFAVIKSEPQS; this comes from the coding sequence ATGCTCACCACCCGTTTCGTCACCGGCGCCCCGAACTGGATCGATCTCGGCACGAGCGACATCGACGGCGCCACATCCTTCTACAACAGCCTCTTCGGCTGGGACTTCCGGTCGGCGGGACCGGAGGCCGGCGGTTACGGCTTCTTCCAACTGGCGGGGAAGACCGCCGCCGGCGGCATGCAGACCTCTCCCGAGCAGGGCCCACCGTCCTGGAACGTGTTTTTCCAGACTCCCGACGCCGACGCCACCGCGAAGGCCGTCGAGCAGTCCGGCGGCAGGGTGCTCATGGCACCCGACGACGTCATGAAGGAGGGCCGGCTGGCCGTCTTCAGCGACAAGGCCGGCGTCTCCTTCGGCGTCTGGCAGCCGGGCCAGCTGCGCGGCATCGACATCGCGGGCGACCCGGGCTCCTTGTGCTGGGTCGAGCTCTACACACCGGACATCGCCGCGGCGGCCGCGTTCTACAACTCCGTGCTGGGCCTGGAGACCTCGGCCGCGCCGTTCCCCGGCGGCACGTACACGTGCGTGAACCCCGCGGAGGGCGGCGAGGACTCCATGTTCGGCGGTGTCGTCCCGCTGGCCGACGACCCGATCGAGCGGGAGACGGGGGCCTACTGGCTGCCGTACTTCGAAGTCGCGGACACCGATGCCGTGGTCACCAAGGCCGAGGAGCTGGGCGGCACGGTCCGGATGCCGGCCACGTCGGTGGAGGGCGTCGGCCGCGTGGCCAAGCTCGCCGACCCGTACGGCGCGCGCTTCGCGGTGATCAAGAGCGAGCCGCAGAGCTGA